In Nocardia asteroides, a single genomic region encodes these proteins:
- a CDS encoding MFS transporter, with protein sequence MRLLADTTPLRTPAYRRLWTSNVVTVIGAQLSVVAVPQQIFEITGSSGYVGLAGLFGLVPLVVFGLWGGALADVMDRRLLLLITTAGTGLTALAFWAQAAAGLGNVWVVLLLFSVQQAFFAVNQPTRNAAISRLLPPEQMAAASSLNMTVMQTGAIAGPVLAGMFIPVVGLATLYLIDAVALLATLWAVWRLPAIPPTGAVRSAGFRTVLEGFGYLAGQKILLASFVVDIIAMVFGMPRALFPQIAHETFGDPASGGVALGLLFAALSAGAVLGGVFSGWIPRIRRQGLAVIVCIVLWGVAMLGFGLAVGFAGHVFGLGVWLWIALGFLAFGGAVDMVSAALRTAMLLTVATDEMRGRLQGVFIVVVAGGPRIGDVAHGFAAASLGTAVAAAGGGVLVVLATVLAALAFPAFIRYRITRSAQVPATG encoded by the coding sequence GTGAGACTGCTCGCCGATACCACCCCGCTGCGCACCCCCGCCTACCGGCGGCTCTGGACCTCGAACGTGGTCACCGTGATCGGCGCGCAGCTCTCGGTCGTCGCCGTTCCGCAGCAGATCTTCGAGATCACCGGCAGCTCCGGCTACGTCGGGCTCGCCGGGCTCTTCGGGCTGGTGCCGCTGGTGGTGTTCGGGCTGTGGGGCGGCGCGCTCGCCGACGTCATGGACCGGCGGCTGCTGCTACTGATCACCACCGCGGGCACCGGGCTGACCGCGCTCGCCTTCTGGGCGCAGGCCGCCGCCGGGCTCGGCAACGTCTGGGTGGTGCTGCTGCTCTTCTCGGTGCAGCAGGCATTCTTCGCGGTCAACCAGCCGACCCGCAACGCCGCCATCTCCCGGCTGCTCCCGCCCGAGCAGATGGCCGCGGCCAGCTCGCTGAACATGACCGTCATGCAGACCGGCGCGATCGCGGGGCCGGTGCTGGCGGGCATGTTCATCCCGGTGGTCGGGCTCGCCACGCTCTACCTGATCGACGCCGTCGCGCTGCTCGCCACGCTCTGGGCGGTCTGGCGGCTGCCGGCCATCCCGCCGACCGGGGCCGTGCGCAGCGCCGGATTCCGCACGGTGCTCGAGGGTTTCGGCTACCTGGCCGGGCAGAAGATCCTGCTCGCCTCGTTCGTCGTCGACATCATCGCCATGGTCTTCGGCATGCCGCGCGCGCTCTTCCCGCAGATCGCGCACGAGACCTTCGGCGACCCGGCCTCCGGCGGGGTCGCGCTCGGGCTGCTCTTCGCCGCGCTCTCCGCCGGTGCGGTGCTCGGCGGGGTCTTCTCCGGCTGGATACCGCGGATTCGGCGGCAGGGGCTGGCGGTGATCGTCTGCATCGTGCTGTGGGGCGTCGCCATGCTCGGCTTCGGGCTGGCGGTCGGGTTCGCCGGGCACGTGTTCGGGCTCGGCGTCTGGCTCTGGATCGCGCTCGGCTTCCTCGCCTTCGGCGGCGCGGTCGACATGGTCTCCGCCGCACTGCGCACCGCGATGTTGCTGACGGTCGCCACCGACGAGATGCGCGGGCGGCTGCAGGGCGTGTTCATCGTGGTCGTGGCCGGTGGGCCGCGGATCGGTGACGTTGCCCACGGTTTCGCCGCCGCCTCCCTGGGTACCGCTGTGGCGGCCGCGGGCGGCGGTGTTCTGGTGGTGCTCGCGACGGTGCTCGCCGCGCTCGCCTTCCCCGCCTTCATCCGCTACCGGATCACCCGGTCCGCGCAGGTACCCGCCACCGGCTGA
- a CDS encoding FKBP-type peptidyl-prolyl cis-trans isomerase, whose protein sequence is MTKPEIEFQAGPAPTELVIKDIIEGSGQEAVPGGTVEVHYVGVEFDSGEEFDSSWGRGESITFPLRGLIQGWQDGIPGMKVGGRRQLTIPPELAYGRAGGGHQLSGKTLVFVIDLLNAN, encoded by the coding sequence ATGACCAAGCCGGAGATCGAATTCCAGGCCGGCCCTGCGCCCACCGAGCTCGTGATCAAGGACATCATCGAGGGGTCGGGGCAGGAAGCCGTGCCCGGTGGGACCGTGGAAGTGCACTACGTCGGTGTCGAGTTCGATTCCGGTGAGGAGTTCGACTCTTCCTGGGGCCGTGGGGAGTCGATCACTTTTCCGCTGCGCGGGCTGATCCAGGGGTGGCAGGACGGGATTCCCGGGATGAAGGTCGGTGGACGGCGTCAGCTGACGATTCCGCCGGAGTTGGCCTATGGGCGCGCCGGTGGTGGCCATCAGCTGTCCGGCAAGACGCTGGTCTTCGTCATCGATCTGCTGAACGCGAACTGA
- a CDS encoding citrate synthase has translation MPVENNSKVDNDAKPVLEYPGGQFPMTVTPAAEGNDGIDLGKLLASTGYVTYDPGFMNTAPTKSAITYIDGAEGILRYRGYPIEQLAETSNFIEVSYLLIYGELPTQAQLDDFTDKIRRHTLLHEDLKRFFDGFPRNAHPMPVLSSAVNALSAYYQDSLDPRDPEQVELSTIRLLAKLPTIAAYSYKKSVGQPFLYPDNSLSLVENFLRMTFGFPAEPYEVDPEVAAALDMLLILHADHEQNCSTSTVRLVGSSDANLFTSVSGGINALWGPLHGGANQAVLEMLDGIKQSGGDVNEFIRKVKNKEDGVKLMGFGHRVYRNYDPRAALAKKHADRILSKIGGGDELFDIAQALEEAALTDDYFVERKLYPNVDFYTGVVYKAMGFPTRMFTVLFAMGRLPGWIAHWREMHSEPLKIGRPRQIYTGYGARDYNDITTR, from the coding sequence GTGCCCGTTGAGAACAACTCCAAGGTCGACAACGACGCCAAGCCGGTACTCGAGTACCCCGGCGGTCAGTTCCCCATGACGGTCACCCCGGCCGCCGAGGGCAACGACGGCATCGATCTGGGAAAGCTGCTGGCCAGCACCGGGTATGTCACCTACGACCCCGGGTTCATGAACACCGCGCCGACCAAGTCGGCGATCACCTACATCGACGGCGCGGAGGGCATCCTGCGCTACCGCGGGTACCCGATCGAGCAGCTGGCCGAGACCTCGAACTTCATCGAGGTCAGCTACCTGCTCATCTACGGTGAGCTGCCGACGCAGGCCCAGCTGGACGACTTCACCGACAAGATCCGCAGGCACACCCTGCTGCACGAGGATCTCAAGCGCTTCTTCGACGGCTTCCCGCGCAACGCGCACCCGATGCCGGTGCTCTCCTCGGCGGTCAACGCGCTCTCCGCGTACTACCAGGACTCGCTGGATCCGCGCGACCCCGAGCAGGTCGAGCTCTCCACCATCCGGCTGCTGGCCAAGCTGCCCACCATCGCCGCGTACTCCTACAAGAAGTCCGTCGGCCAGCCCTTCCTCTACCCGGACAACTCGCTCTCGCTGGTCGAGAACTTCCTCCGGATGACCTTCGGCTTCCCGGCCGAGCCGTACGAGGTCGACCCCGAGGTCGCCGCCGCGCTCGACATGCTGCTCATTCTGCACGCCGACCACGAGCAGAACTGCTCGACCTCGACGGTGCGGCTCGTCGGCTCCTCCGACGCCAACCTGTTCACCTCGGTATCCGGCGGCATCAACGCGCTCTGGGGCCCGCTGCACGGCGGCGCCAACCAGGCCGTGCTGGAGATGCTGGACGGCATCAAGCAGTCCGGCGGCGATGTCAACGAGTTCATCCGCAAGGTCAAGAACAAGGAAGACGGCGTGAAGCTCATGGGCTTCGGGCACCGCGTCTACCGCAACTACGACCCGCGCGCCGCGCTCGCCAAGAAGCACGCCGACCGCATCCTCAGCAAGATCGGCGGCGGCGACGAGCTCTTCGACATCGCGCAGGCGCTGGAAGAGGCGGCGCTCACCGACGACTACTTCGTCGAGCGCAAGCTGTACCCGAACGTCGACTTCTACACCGGCGTCGTCTACAAGGCGATGGGCTTCCCGACCAGGATGTTCACCGTGCTCTTCGCCATGGGCAGGCTGCCGGGCTGGATCGCGCACTGGCGCGAGATGCACAGCGAGCCGCTGAAGATCGGCCGCCCGCGGCAGATCTACACCGGGTACGGGGCCCGCGACTACAACGACATCACCACCCGCTGA
- a CDS encoding sensor histidine kinase: protein MSRSFSLRTRVAGSAAAGAIVVVTLISLISLRAIERNNLQQIDQQLGIASRIILIEPVVAVNFLGLIGLGADLSVTVRDGGSVTAASPPQLPELPLGSGTEEVGGVPYRVLTTSANQPSGRVVAIGIPAADAAELTAQQQRWVLGGALLAIAAAAALGWLLAGAAVRPITRLTGQVSARSAFPDPDAAHPVSADGVHEAEKLAEAVNTMLERVDRAQAETAAALETARDFAAVAAHELRTPLTAMRTDLEVLRTLDLDEAQRAEILNDLQRGQTRVETTLAALERLATGDLVQDRDHVATDVAELCDQAAHDAMRHFPGLTVRIETDAELVTTGLPAGLRLAVDNALANSVRHGGATEALVSAHRRADGHIVLTVDDNGSGLPEAERGRVFARFFRGSAAGKGGSGLGLALVAQQARLHRGRAYFDDGALGGVRLVLDLPPREPH, encoded by the coding sequence GTGAGCCGCTCCTTCTCCCTGCGCACCCGGGTGGCGGGCTCGGCCGCCGCGGGCGCGATCGTGGTGGTGACCCTGATCAGCCTGATCAGCCTGCGCGCGATCGAGCGCAACAACCTGCAGCAGATCGATCAGCAGCTCGGCATCGCCTCCCGGATCATCCTGATCGAGCCGGTGGTCGCGGTGAACTTCCTCGGGCTGATCGGGCTCGGCGCCGATCTCTCGGTGACCGTGCGGGACGGCGGTAGCGTCACCGCGGCCAGCCCGCCGCAGCTGCCGGAGCTACCGCTCGGCTCGGGCACCGAAGAGGTCGGCGGGGTGCCCTACCGGGTGCTGACCACCTCCGCGAATCAGCCGAGCGGCCGGGTGGTCGCAATCGGCATCCCGGCCGCCGACGCCGCCGAGCTGACCGCGCAGCAACAGCGCTGGGTACTCGGCGGCGCACTGCTGGCCATCGCGGCGGCGGCGGCGCTCGGCTGGCTGCTCGCCGGGGCGGCGGTGCGGCCGATCACCCGGCTCACCGGGCAGGTCAGCGCCCGCAGCGCCTTCCCGGACCCGGATGCCGCGCACCCGGTGTCCGCGGACGGGGTGCACGAGGCGGAGAAGCTGGCCGAGGCGGTGAACACCATGCTGGAGCGGGTGGACCGCGCCCAGGCCGAGACCGCGGCCGCGCTGGAGACGGCGCGCGATTTCGCCGCCGTCGCCGCGCACGAGCTGCGCACCCCGCTGACCGCCATGCGCACCGACCTGGAGGTGCTGCGCACCCTCGACCTGGACGAGGCGCAGCGCGCCGAGATCCTGAACGACCTGCAGCGCGGCCAGACCAGGGTGGAGACCACGCTGGCCGCGCTGGAGCGGCTGGCCACCGGCGACCTGGTGCAGGACCGCGACCACGTGGCAACCGATGTCGCCGAGCTCTGCGACCAAGCCGCGCACGACGCAATGCGGCACTTCCCCGGGCTCACGGTGCGGATCGAGACCGATGCCGAGCTGGTCACCACCGGGCTGCCCGCCGGACTCCGGCTGGCGGTGGACAACGCGCTGGCCAACTCGGTGCGGCACGGTGGCGCCACCGAGGCGCTGGTCTCCGCGCACCGGCGGGCGGACGGGCACATCGTGCTGACCGTCGACGACAACGGCAGCGGGTTGCCGGAGGCGGAGCGCGGGCGGGTGTTCGCCCGCTTCTTCCGGGGCAGCGCGGCGGGCAAGGGCGGCTCGGGGCTGGGGCTGGCGCTGGTGGCGCAGCAGGCCCGGTTGCACCGCGGGCGCGCGTATTTCGACGACGGCGCGCTGGGCGGGGTCCGGCTGGTGCTGGATCTGCCACCGCGCGAACCTCACTGA
- the serC gene encoding phosphoserine transaminase has translation MTTAFPTIPDDLKPADGRFGCGPSKVRPEQLRNLVEVGGSVFGTSHRQKPVKDVVARVRSGLRELFALPEGYEVVLGNGGTTAFWDAAAFGLIRERSLHLSNGEFSSKFAAVAKGNPFIGDPIVVKSEPGSAPEPTSDPEADLIGWAHNETSTGVAIPVSRPAGSEHALVAIDATSGAGGLPVNTADADVYYFAPQKCFAADGGLWVALMSPAALQRVAEIKESGRWTPEFLSLPIAIDNSVKDQTYNTPAVGTLLLFADQIEWLNSNGGLDWAVKRTLDSSSRLYAWAESSEFATPFVTDPAHRSQVVGTIDFAESVDAAQVAKILRANGIVDTEPYRKLGRNQLRVGMFPAIDPEDVTQLTKSIDWVVQQLG, from the coding sequence ATGACCACTGCGTTCCCGACGATTCCCGACGATCTCAAGCCCGCCGACGGTCGCTTCGGATGCGGTCCGTCCAAGGTGCGGCCCGAGCAGCTGCGCAACCTGGTCGAGGTCGGCGGTTCGGTATTCGGAACGTCGCACCGGCAGAAGCCGGTCAAGGACGTGGTGGCCAGGGTGCGCTCCGGCCTGCGCGAGCTCTTCGCCCTTCCTGAGGGGTACGAGGTGGTGCTCGGCAACGGCGGCACCACCGCCTTCTGGGACGCGGCCGCCTTCGGCCTGATCCGCGAGCGCTCGCTGCACCTGAGCAACGGCGAGTTCTCCAGCAAATTCGCGGCGGTCGCCAAGGGCAACCCGTTCATCGGCGACCCGATCGTGGTGAAGTCGGAGCCGGGCAGCGCGCCGGAGCCGACCTCGGACCCCGAGGCCGACCTGATCGGCTGGGCGCACAACGAGACCTCGACCGGTGTCGCCATTCCGGTGAGCCGCCCGGCGGGCTCGGAGCACGCGCTGGTCGCGATCGACGCCACCTCCGGCGCGGGCGGGCTCCCGGTGAACACCGCGGACGCCGACGTCTACTACTTCGCCCCGCAGAAGTGCTTCGCCGCCGACGGCGGGCTGTGGGTCGCGCTGATGAGCCCGGCCGCGCTGCAGCGGGTCGCCGAGATCAAGGAGAGCGGGCGCTGGACCCCCGAATTCCTCTCGCTGCCGATCGCGATCGACAACAGCGTCAAGGACCAGACCTACAACACCCCCGCGGTCGGCACGCTGCTGCTCTTCGCCGACCAGATCGAATGGCTGAACAGCAACGGCGGCCTGGACTGGGCCGTCAAGCGCACCCTCGATTCCTCCTCGCGGCTCTACGCCTGGGCCGAGTCGAGTGAATTCGCGACCCCGTTCGTCACCGATCCGGCGCACCGCTCGCAGGTGGTCGGCACCATCGATTTCGCCGAATCGGTGGACGCCGCGCAGGTCGCGAAAATTCTGCGGGCCAATGGCATCGTGGACACCGAGCCGTACCGCAAGCTCGGCCGCAACCAGCTGCGCGTCGGCATGTTCCCCGCCATCGATCCGGAGGACGTCACCCAGCTCACGAAGAGTATCGACTGGGTCGTTCAGCAGCTCGGCTGA
- the sepH gene encoding septation protein SepH, with product MRELRVIGVTPDSTHIVCVDTESGQKFRLPADDKLRAAARGDLARFGQIEIEMEASMRPRDIQARIRAGASVEQVTLESGMPASKVDRFAYPVLLERARAAELAQKAHPVRADGPAVENLIDIVTAAFTARGHTLDHAVWDAWKDEKGFWVAQLQWQNGRSEIAAHWRYQPDAHGGSVSPLDDPASDLIDPDFGRALRGLASILPSEPEPEPVPEPRHEPAPREQAATARDTEFFEQRAEAEEPVEQPAPEQQPAAEAAEAAEAEITAEAPAPEPAAAEAAPAAEAPQQPARRRPPARRQAQAATAPVAEPEVTEEPAEPVAPEEKSEPAAKQAPKPPAKPARTKRGKAPMPSWEDVLLGVRSSGH from the coding sequence GTGCGTGAACTTCGAGTGATCGGGGTGACGCCCGACTCCACCCACATCGTCTGCGTCGATACCGAGTCCGGTCAGAAATTCCGGCTGCCCGCGGACGACAAACTGCGTGCGGCGGCGCGCGGCGACCTTGCACGATTCGGCCAGATCGAGATCGAAATGGAAGCTTCCATGCGTCCTCGCGATATCCAGGCCCGTATCCGCGCCGGTGCCTCCGTCGAACAGGTCACTCTGGAATCCGGCATGCCCGCGAGCAAGGTCGATCGCTTCGCCTACCCGGTGCTGCTGGAGCGCGCACGGGCCGCCGAGCTCGCGCAGAAGGCGCACCCGGTGCGCGCCGACGGCCCCGCCGTCGAGAACCTCATCGATATCGTCACCGCCGCCTTCACCGCCCGCGGGCACACCCTCGACCATGCCGTCTGGGATGCCTGGAAGGACGAGAAGGGCTTCTGGGTCGCCCAGCTGCAGTGGCAGAACGGCCGCTCCGAGATCGCGGCGCATTGGCGGTATCAGCCGGATGCGCACGGCGGCTCGGTCTCGCCGCTGGACGACCCGGCCTCGGACCTCATCGATCCGGACTTCGGCCGCGCGCTGCGCGGGCTCGCCTCCATCCTGCCGAGCGAGCCCGAGCCGGAGCCGGTCCCCGAGCCGCGGCACGAGCCCGCGCCGCGGGAGCAGGCGGCCACCGCGCGGGACACCGAGTTCTTCGAGCAGCGCGCCGAGGCCGAGGAGCCGGTCGAGCAGCCGGCGCCGGAGCAGCAGCCCGCCGCCGAGGCGGCCGAGGCGGCCGAGGCGGAGATCACCGCTGAGGCGCCCGCACCGGAGCCCGCCGCGGCCGAGGCGGCCCCGGCCGCCGAGGCGCCGCAGCAGCCCGCCCGGCGCAGGCCACCGGCCCGCCGCCAGGCGCAGGCCGCCACCGCGCCCGTCGCGGAGCCGGAGGTCACCGAGGAGCCCGCCGAACCGGTTGCGCCGGAGGAGAAGTCGGAGCCCGCCGCCAAGCAGGCGCCGAAGCCGCCCGCCAAGCCCGCCAGGACCAAGCGTGGCAAGGCGCCCATGCCGTCCTGGGAGGACGTGTTGCTCGGAGTGCGCAGCTCCGGCCACTGA
- a CDS encoding citrate synthase 2 yields MTTSPAVPSDFVSGLEGVVAFTTDIAEPDKDGGALRYRGVDIEDLVGGRVTFGDVWALLVDGEFGRGLPPAEPFPLPVHTGDVRVDVQAGLAMLAPIWGYQPLLDIDDETARDNLARASVMALSYVAQSARGIYQPAVPQKLIDQCTTVTERFMTRWKGEPDPKHTEAIDAYWVSAAEHGMNASTFTARVIASTGADVAAALSGAIGAMSGPLHGGAPARVLPMIEEVERTGDARALVKGILDRKEKLMGFGHRVYRAEDPRARVLRATAQRLAAPRYEVAAALEQAALAELRERRPDRAIETNVEFWAAVILDFAEVPAHMMPAMFTCGRTAGWCAHVLEQKQLGKLVRPAAIYTGPDPRQPADVPGWSTIQHR; encoded by the coding sequence ATGACTACCAGCCCCGCGGTACCCAGCGACTTCGTGAGTGGCCTCGAGGGCGTCGTCGCCTTCACCACCGACATCGCGGAACCGGACAAGGACGGCGGCGCGCTGCGCTACCGCGGCGTCGACATCGAGGACCTGGTCGGTGGCCGGGTGACCTTCGGCGACGTGTGGGCACTGCTGGTCGACGGGGAGTTCGGGCGCGGGCTGCCGCCCGCCGAGCCGTTCCCGCTCCCGGTGCACACCGGCGACGTGCGGGTCGACGTGCAGGCCGGGCTGGCCATGCTCGCCCCGATCTGGGGCTACCAGCCGCTGCTCGACATCGACGACGAGACCGCGCGGGACAACCTGGCGCGCGCCTCGGTGATGGCGCTCTCCTACGTCGCGCAGTCCGCGCGCGGGATCTACCAGCCCGCCGTGCCGCAGAAGCTGATCGACCAGTGCACCACCGTCACCGAGCGGTTCATGACCCGCTGGAAGGGCGAGCCGGACCCGAAGCACACCGAGGCGATCGACGCCTACTGGGTCTCCGCCGCCGAGCACGGCATGAACGCCTCCACCTTCACCGCCAGGGTGATCGCCTCCACCGGCGCCGACGTGGCCGCCGCGCTGTCCGGCGCGATCGGCGCCATGTCCGGCCCGCTGCACGGCGGCGCCCCGGCCCGCGTCCTCCCGATGATCGAGGAGGTCGAGCGGACCGGCGACGCGCGGGCGCTGGTCAAGGGCATCCTGGACCGCAAGGAGAAGCTGATGGGCTTCGGCCACCGGGTGTACCGGGCCGAGGACCCGCGCGCCCGCGTGCTGCGCGCCACCGCGCAGCGGCTCGCCGCGCCGCGCTACGAGGTGGCGGCCGCGCTGGAGCAGGCCGCGCTCGCCGAACTGCGCGAGCGCCGCCCGGACCGCGCCATCGAGACCAACGTCGAGTTCTGGGCCGCGGTCATCCTCGACTTCGCCGAGGTGCCCGCGCACATGATGCCCGCCATGTTCACCTGCGGCCGGACCGCGGGCTGGTGCGCGCACGTGCTGGAGCAGAAGCAGCTCGGCAAGCTGGTGCGCCCGGCCGCCATCTACACCGGCCCCGACCCGAGGCAGCCCGCTGACGTCCCCGGCTGGAGCACCATCCAGCACCGCTGA
- the pdxH gene encoding pyridoxamine 5'-phosphate oxidase, producing the protein MPDQQNVDELAAMRVEYAASQADGAGDLDETWVADGWAPLLRRWIDEARAAGAVDPNAMVLATVREVDGTPRPVARTVLCKGLSPEGIDFYTNYESAKGRQLAAVPFAAATFLWQPVSRQVHLRGPVERVASEVTEAYWRSRPRDSRLGAWASAQSEPIASRAALDARLAEVTARFAGTDDVPLPPFWGGFRLRPEEVEFWQGRRGRLHNRIVVRLGAEPQVGRVQP; encoded by the coding sequence ATGCCCGACCAGCAGAATGTCGACGAACTCGCCGCCATGCGAGTCGAATACGCCGCCTCGCAGGCCGACGGCGCCGGTGACCTGGACGAGACCTGGGTCGCCGACGGCTGGGCCCCGCTGCTCCGCCGCTGGATCGACGAGGCGCGCGCGGCCGGTGCGGTCGACCCCAACGCCATGGTGCTCGCCACCGTGCGCGAGGTCGACGGCACGCCGCGCCCGGTCGCCCGCACCGTGCTGTGCAAGGGGCTCTCGCCGGAGGGGATCGACTTCTATACCAACTACGAATCGGCCAAGGGCAGGCAGCTCGCCGCGGTGCCGTTCGCCGCGGCGACCTTCCTCTGGCAGCCGGTGTCGCGGCAGGTGCACCTGCGCGGCCCGGTCGAGCGGGTGGCGTCCGAGGTGACCGAGGCGTACTGGCGGTCCCGGCCGCGCGATTCCCGGCTCGGCGCCTGGGCCTCGGCGCAGTCCGAGCCGATCGCGTCGCGCGCCGCGCTGGACGCGCGGCTCGCCGAGGTCACCGCCCGCTTCGCCGGCACCGACGACGTCCCGCTCCCGCCGTTCTGGGGCGGCTTCCGGCTGCGCCCGGAGGAGGTCGAGTTCTGGCAGGGCAGGCGGGGCAGGCTGCACAACCGGATCGTGGTCCGGCTCGGTGCGGAGCCGCAGGTCGGCCGGGTACAGCCGTAA